The following are encoded together in the Opitutus sp. ER46 genome:
- a CDS encoding glycoside hydrolase family 88 protein has translation MKTPHVCALLAAAALFLPSLQAEGPFRNRDNKSTNDSGEPGYPVPYQLPTVQEVTDTLARIRDFMNASVGTRIVDSKTGQEITDLTNPVETASMERGPDNFSPLAYEMGVVHAGMLRATEVTGDPKFAEFTRKQMEFIGRARPYFAKVAEKYGVDRNGMRPVLQPRSLDDSGSMCAALIRARMAKVGPDLKPLIDLWSDYIATKQFRLEDGTLARQRPQAASLWSDDFYMSIPALAEMGRLTGERKWFDDAVKQVIQMSAREFNPTLGLYTHGWNANNPDAPQFYWGRANGWAVLAMCDLLDVLPKDHPGYPRVMAQLKAVLHGVAQYQGGMGLWHQMLDRNDSYLETSASAMFVYGIAHAVNEGWISPTTYGSIAQAGWVGLTTRVNDKGQVEGTCVGTTFASDHIYYYNRPASVRALHGYGPTLLAGIEIIRMLKNPAFTIEVKLRTYHYVPKDGKTNYHEHQ, from the coding sequence ATGAAAACACCCCACGTCTGTGCGCTGCTTGCCGCCGCCGCGCTGTTTCTCCCCTCGCTGCAGGCCGAAGGCCCTTTCCGCAATCGCGACAACAAGAGCACGAACGACAGCGGTGAACCCGGCTACCCGGTGCCGTACCAGTTGCCGACGGTCCAGGAAGTGACGGACACCCTCGCGCGCATCCGGGATTTCATGAATGCGTCGGTGGGGACGCGGATCGTGGACAGCAAGACCGGCCAGGAGATCACGGACCTGACGAACCCGGTGGAGACGGCCTCGATGGAGCGCGGACCGGACAATTTCAGCCCGCTGGCGTATGAGATGGGCGTGGTGCACGCCGGCATGCTGCGGGCGACGGAGGTGACCGGTGACCCGAAGTTCGCGGAATTCACGCGCAAGCAGATGGAGTTCATCGGGCGGGCGCGGCCCTACTTTGCGAAGGTCGCGGAGAAGTACGGCGTGGATCGAAACGGGATGCGCCCGGTGCTGCAGCCGCGGTCGCTCGATGACAGTGGCTCGATGTGCGCGGCGTTGATTCGCGCGCGGATGGCGAAAGTCGGTCCCGACTTAAAGCCCCTGATCGACCTCTGGAGCGATTACATCGCGACCAAGCAGTTCCGGCTCGAGGACGGCACGCTGGCGCGGCAACGGCCGCAGGCGGCGTCACTCTGGTCGGATGATTTCTACATGAGCATCCCCGCGCTGGCGGAGATGGGCCGCCTGACCGGCGAGCGGAAGTGGTTCGATGATGCCGTGAAGCAGGTGATCCAGATGTCGGCGCGGGAGTTCAACCCGACGCTCGGCCTCTACACCCACGGCTGGAACGCGAACAATCCGGACGCGCCGCAGTTCTACTGGGGCCGGGCGAACGGCTGGGCGGTGCTGGCGATGTGCGACCTGCTCGACGTGCTGCCGAAGGATCATCCCGGCTATCCGCGCGTGATGGCGCAGCTCAAAGCGGTGCTGCACGGCGTGGCGCAGTACCAGGGTGGCATGGGCCTGTGGCACCAGATGCTCGACCGGAACGACTCGTATCTGGAGACCTCCGCCTCGGCGATGTTTGTGTATGGCATCGCGCACGCGGTGAATGAAGGCTGGATCAGCCCGACGACCTACGGCTCGATTGCTCAGGCCGGCTGGGTCGGCCTGACCACGCGCGTGAACGACAAGGGCCAGGTCGAAGGCACGTGCGTCGGCACCACCTTCGCGAGCGATCACATCTATTACTACAACCGCCCGGCCAGCGTGCGCGCGCTCCACGGCTACGGTCCGACGCTCCTCGCCGGCATCGAGATCATCCGGATGCTGAAGAACCCGGCCTTCACGATCGAAGTGAAGCTCCGCACGTACCACTACGTGCCGAAGGACGGGAAAACGAACTATCACGAGCACCAATGA